In a single window of the Arachis hypogaea cultivar Tifrunner chromosome 6, arahy.Tifrunner.gnm2.J5K5, whole genome shotgun sequence genome:
- the LOC112756043 gene encoding LIM domain-containing protein WLIM1 isoform X1, translating to MFQISNNLKDSEEKTKKERKAMAFAGTTQKCMACDKTVYLVDKLTADNRIFHKACFRCHHCKGTLKLSNYNSFEGVLYCRPHFDQLFKRTGSLEKSFEGTPKVAKPEKNTDEKPAAAKVSSMFGGTRDKCAGCQKTVYPTEKVTVNGTPYHKSCFKCCHGGCVISPSNYIAHEGKLYCKHHHVQLIKEKGNLSQLEGDHEKSAVQAKINGEEVTAET from the exons ATGTTCCAAA TTAGTAACAACTTAAAAGATTCAgaagagaaaacaaagaaagaaagaaaagcaatgGCATTTGCAGGAACAACTCAGAAATGTATGGCTTGTGACAAAACCGTTTACCTTGTTGATAAGTTGACTGCGGATAACCGAATTTTCCACAAAGCTTGCTTCCGCTGCCACCACTGCAAAGGAACTCTCAAG CTGAGCAACTACAACTCTTTTGAGGGAGTTCTTTACTGTAGGCCGCACTTTGATCAACTTTTCAAGAGAACTGGTAGCCTTGAGAAAAGCTTCGAAG GAACACCAAAAGTTGCTAAACCAGAGAAAAACACTGATGAG AAACCTGCAGCAGCAAAAGTTTCAAGTATGTTTGGTGGAACAAGAGATAAATGTGCTGGTTGCCAAAAAACTGTGTATCCAACTGAGAAG GTCACTGTGAATGGGACTCCTTACCATAAGAGTTGCTTCAAGTGCTGCCATGGAGGATGTGTTATCAGCCCTTCCAATTACATCGCGCACGAGGGAAAACTCTACTGCAAACACCACCATGTCCAACTAATCAAGGAGAAGGGAAACTTGAGTCAGCTTGAAGGTGATCATGAGAAGAGTGCAGTGCAAGCGAAAATCAATGGCGAAGAAGTCACGGCTGAGACATAA
- the LOC112757892 gene encoding F-box protein At3g12350, whose amino-acid sequence MCERRWGSKTQINKWVKGAVTYRHLYRTLSEWENLIGFWRRSGPGSASISSPSLLFFEWWDTCISGFRVSPSTNGSYGVVKAPFLWMGLSDDGQIVNLLDPDGRGEVSVPEFAAVPANGEVGLTENELIPVNLSFMGRTHFVVEENQSFAAANSSSWSSDQKRNGCSRSMSPGNLSGDEYGSVGEDVSGSPGSLPDRLMSEIYQHLANRTSPGSDKSRKQRRREKERLAKRKWEPEHFVKIENCSPTPSRPLQGLWKGICDDMNLAFYLVVYDDIGGIACRRVGDPPERFSNYAPVFWTSKTTFLETPFSLEEETLYDSRLHIRPLQTSSEIQEQFHLSDVEVVNPFQQLHLSDNEVVKRILHISSSYDLVIPDAAGIVNPRSGEGRIWQYHNDTFGFGFLCDNFVIDMKHIFRNGCIVDIVNP is encoded by the exons ATGTGCGAGAGAAGGTGGGGTTCCAAGACACAGATCAATAAATGGGTGAAGGGTGCAGTCACGTACAGGCACCTCTATAGAACTCTAAGCGAGTGGGAGAATCTCATTGGCTTCTGGCGCCGGAGCGGCCCAGGGAGCGCTTCAATTTCTTCGCCTTCGTTGCTCTTCTTTGAGTGGTGGGATACTTGCATTTCGGGATTTAGGGTTTCTCCGTCGACCAATGGGTCATATGGCGTTGTTAAAGCTCCGTTTCTTTGGATGGGTCTTTCGGATGATGGCCAGATCGTTAATTTGTTGGATCCTGATGGCCGCGGTGAGGTTTCCGTGCCGGAGTTCGCGGCGGTGCCGGCGAATGGGGAG GTTGGATTAACTGAGAATGAGTTGATTCCAGTGAATTTGAGTTTCATGGGGAGGACGCATTTTGTTGTGGAGGAAAATCAGAGCTTTGCTGCTGCAAATTCTTCGAGTTGGAGTTCTGATCAGAAGAGGAATGGATGTAGTAGGAGTATGAGTCCTGGGAACCTAAGCGGCGATGAATACGGTAGTGTCGGGGAGGATGTCAGTGGATCGCCAGGAAGCTTGCCAGACCGGTTGATGTCTGAGATTTATCAGCATTTGGCAAATAGGACTAGCCCTGGAAGTGATAAGTCAAGGAAGCAGAGGAGAAGGGAGAAGGAGAGGCTGGCTAAGAGGAAATGGGAGCCTGAGCATTTTGTGAAGATCGAGAATTGCTCACCAACACCATCGCGGCCTTTACAAGGCCTTTGGAAG GGAATCTGTGATGACATGAATTTAGCCTTTTACCTTGTGGTGTATGATGACATCGGGGGCATTGCTTGCCGAAGAGTTGGGGATCCTCCTGAGCGCTTTTCCAACTATGCCCCGGTTTTCTGGACATCTAAAACGACGTTTCTGGAGACTCCATTTTCTCTGGAGGAAGAAACCTTGTATGACAGCCGGCTTCATATCAGACCGCTTCAAACAAGCTCTGAAATTCAAGAGCAGTTCCACTTGTCCGATGTCGAAGTGGTAAACCCATTTCAGCAGTTACATTTGTCAGACAACGAAGTTGTCAAACGAATTCTTCACATAAGCTCAAGCTATGATTTAGTTATTCCAGATGCAGCTGGAATAGTAAATCCAAGGAGTGGAGAGGGAAGGATTTGGCAATACCACAATGATACTTTTGGATTTGGATTCCTTTGTGACAACTTTGTCATAGACATGAAGCATATTTTCCGCAACGGTTGTATTGTGGATATAGTGAATCCTTGA
- the LOC112756044 gene encoding uncharacterized protein: MSNSKDQQPQRSKPFRPTKPLEIDNSSGLTLVPRVKLTLTIYPLAATVTSVDEWKMKRALIDYLHTTHSLAIPEDDLDVKRVRDLKKRKREEPVASGTLRIWNLEFIEEEDEEGEGAVEKRVWEWRKRLVEKMNGIELNLEGVKFKLDVAVPVSDDFEAMKKDWEQFFAFDTRGYYRGKREPDTIILRGVPSRWFAEPRVSSKPSMLVTHTIFSTFGKIRNLNVAEDNDPGKDANEDSGDLVSGLYCKIVVQFEKYRDFHDALRVLCGRSLQKQGSRLKADYEVSWDRDGFFRNTRNQTQEKTNRVSTTAADHYKSETPRRHTPYARHSPENVRPRRFRE; this comes from the exons ATGAGCAACAGCAAGGACCAACAACCCCAACGGTCAAAGCCGTTTCGCCCAACGAAACCGTTAGAGATTGACAACAGTAGCGGCCTCACGCTCGTCCCGCGCGTGAAGCTCACGCTCACTATCTACCCTCTCGCCGCAACCGTTACCTCCGTCGACGAGTGGAAGATGAAGCGCGCTCTGATCGACTACCTTCACACCACTCATTCCCTCGCGATTCCCGAGGACGACCTCGACGTTAAGCGCGTGAGGGACCTCAAGAAGCGGAAGCGCGAGGAGCCTGTTGCTTCGGGGACTCTCAGGATCTGGAATCTCGAgttcattgaagaagaagatgaggaaGGCGAGGGTGCGGTTGAGAAGAGGGTTTGGGAGTGGAGGAAGAGGTTGGTGGAGAAGATGAACGGGATTGAGCTGAATCTTGAAGGGGTTAAGTTCAAGCTTGATGTTGCTGTTCCCGTTTCGGATGATTTTGAGGCAATGAAGAAAGATTGGGAACAGTTTTTTGCGTTTGATACTCGAG GGTACTATAGAGGGAAGCGTGAACCAGATACGATTATTTTGAGGGGTGTTCCCTCACGATGGTTTGCTGAGCCTAGAGTTTCTTCTAAGCCTTCCATGCTAGTCACACATACCATCTTCTCAACATTTGGCAAGATAAG GAATCTTAATGTTGCTGAGGACAATGATCCAGGTAAGGATGCAAATGAAGACAGCGGAGACCTGGTTTCAGGCCTTTACTGTAAGATTGTGGTTCAGTTTGAAAAATATAGAGACTTCCATGATGCATTGAGAGTTCTATGTGGTCGCTCATTGCAAAAG CAAGGATCGAGATTAAAGGCTGATTATGAAGTTAGCTGGGATAGAGATGGATTTTTTCGGAACACGAGAAATCAAACTCAAGAAAAGACCAACAGAGTGTCAACAACGGCGGCAGATCATTATAAAAGTGAAACTCCTAGACGCCATACCCCTTATGCTCGCCACAGCCCAGAGAATGTCCGGCCAAGGAGATTccgg GAATAA
- the LOC112756043 gene encoding LIM domain-containing protein WLIM1 isoform X2 translates to MAFAGTTQKCMACDKTVYLVDKLTADNRIFHKACFRCHHCKGTLKLSNYNSFEGVLYCRPHFDQLFKRTGSLEKSFEGTPKVAKPEKNTDEKPAAAKVSSMFGGTRDKCAGCQKTVYPTEKVTVNGTPYHKSCFKCCHGGCVISPSNYIAHEGKLYCKHHHVQLIKEKGNLSQLEGDHEKSAVQAKINGEEVTAET, encoded by the exons atgGCATTTGCAGGAACAACTCAGAAATGTATGGCTTGTGACAAAACCGTTTACCTTGTTGATAAGTTGACTGCGGATAACCGAATTTTCCACAAAGCTTGCTTCCGCTGCCACCACTGCAAAGGAACTCTCAAG CTGAGCAACTACAACTCTTTTGAGGGAGTTCTTTACTGTAGGCCGCACTTTGATCAACTTTTCAAGAGAACTGGTAGCCTTGAGAAAAGCTTCGAAG GAACACCAAAAGTTGCTAAACCAGAGAAAAACACTGATGAG AAACCTGCAGCAGCAAAAGTTTCAAGTATGTTTGGTGGAACAAGAGATAAATGTGCTGGTTGCCAAAAAACTGTGTATCCAACTGAGAAG GTCACTGTGAATGGGACTCCTTACCATAAGAGTTGCTTCAAGTGCTGCCATGGAGGATGTGTTATCAGCCCTTCCAATTACATCGCGCACGAGGGAAAACTCTACTGCAAACACCACCATGTCCAACTAATCAAGGAGAAGGGAAACTTGAGTCAGCTTGAAGGTGATCATGAGAAGAGTGCAGTGCAAGCGAAAATCAATGGCGAAGAAGTCACGGCTGAGACATAA
- the LOC112756045 gene encoding uncharacterized protein, translating to MASRGVAVDKLCLPPKTANIGGACSVFPPPTSKKSSFVDTGADLGLSPPIKMQKMVDGKGKPVENGVLIPDIEESNVYSKPFQAQDMCRNLEPPITSKSQMVLEGRVKELEIRLESKENKRAALEELKVTLTAKISNLENKLKEADKEKKAQLRKEKTASKGIIEPLEAEVKHLRCSVLEAKEGAHKNIMEQVCLLALGIDFLLVHPDNRVVNGEIV from the coding sequence ATGGCATCAAGAGGTGTTGCAGTGGACAAACTCTGCCTTCCACCCAAGACTGCGAATATTGGAGGTGCCTGCAGTGTCTTTCCACCTCCAACTTCAAAGAAGTCTTCATTTGTGGACACGGGTGCTGATCTAGGACTTTCACCTCCGATAAAAATGCAAAAAATGGTGGATGGCAAAGGGAAGCCGGTTGAAAATGGTGTGCTGATCCCCGACATTGAGGAGTCCAATGTGTATTCCAAACCCTTCCAAGCCCAAGATATGTGCCGCAACTTGGAGCCACCTATCACCTCCAAATCTCAGATGGTGCTAGAAGGCCGAGTTAAGGAATTGGAGATCCGCCTTGAGTCAAAGGAAAACAAGAGAGCTGCCTTAGAGGAATTGAAGGTTACTTTAACCGCCAAGATTAGTAATCTGGAAAACAAGCTGAAGGAGGCTGATAAGGAGAAGAAGGCTCAGTTAAGAAAGGAGAAAACAGCATCAAAGGGGATAATTGAGCCGTTGGAGGCAGAGGTCAAACATCTGAGATGTTCCGTCCTTGAAGCAAAGGAGGGAGCACACAAGAACATCATGGAGCAAGTGTGTCTTCTGGCTCTGGGTATTGACTTTTTGCTTGTTCACCCTGATAATCGAGTTGTCAATGGGGAGATTGTATGA